The Vanrija pseudolonga chromosome 1, complete sequence genomic sequence agGCGGATaacggcgcggcgggtgcagcgggcctgctcgagctcgagctctcctcggcggcctcggcgtcgtcctcatcggGGAGCACGCtctcctcagcctcctcatcggcatcggcatccGCGTCGCCCCCGCGGTGGAGCACGCCCGACGTACTGGGCGTCgtggacgcgctcgcgcctgGCGCGAACAGCGAGAAGCGCGGCCgtgcgctcgagcgcgcgggcacgacgggtgtcggcgcggcggaggacgccgcgctcggtgcaaagctcacgccgcgcggggcggggcgtaTTGGCGACTCATCTGGCTCGCCGTCCGACACGATGCtcaggtcggcgaggaccaggctcccctcgtcgtcgaaggGCGCCGCTTTGCACGGGAGGAAGGGCGAGTCCATGGtgttgtggtgtgggtggtgacgagaggcgagggcgaaatgttgttgttgtcgtttggcggtggcgaggcgcgtgctgcggtgtgggtgggtggtggcgtgcCTGGcgcctgggtggtgggtgcaaCTTTCCGGTGGAGGCGACTGTCGTCTCCTCGGCACCATGCATGCAGCCTCGGCGTGTGTGTGCTTGCTTAGGCCGTTACCCGACGCCGCTGGAGCGCTGGCCTGGCGATGCTTGCTCAGTCACCCAGTCGCCGCTGCGACGAGCCTTATCGAGCCGTGGACGCGCTGACTCACTCGCctcgcgcccagcgcccagaCTACGCGTCTGCCGAGATGCGGCATGTGTTGTTGTCTCAGATCGGTCGGCGTCATGACGAGGGGCGCGCAAGTACACGGCCACACGGTACATAAGGCGGTCCCCCCTTGCCCATACCCAACTTCATCTCCCAGACCGACACCGCGACAGCTCGACACCTCACGCCCAAGCCGACACCCCCAAGCTCAAGCACAATGACGACCCCCACCGCGCCCATCACCGCCACCCTCAACCCCCCGACCAACCCCTCCCCGGCCTTAATCGCCCAACACCTCCGCGCCAACCTCCTCTCAGTGTTTAATGagcgcgaccccgccgcaCGCCGGCTCGCCATCAACACGACGTACGCGCCCAACGTGGTGTGGCATGAGCCTGGCGCCACGTATGTGGGCCACGAGGCCATCTTcacgcgcgcgggcgagctgctcgcgcagaaCCCGGGCTGGAGCTACGTTCCTGTTGGGCAGCCGTCGTCTGTCGCCAATGCCGGCGTGCTGCGCTTTGCCTTTGGCCCGGCTGGACAGGAGCCCGTCGTGCATGGGACCGATGTTGTGATTGTTCAGGACGGGCTCGTGGTCGCCCTTTGGACTGCTATTGAGGGGCCGGAGGGGCAGCAGGCTTAGGCGCGTTCGCTGGCACTCGCAGAGCTGACAGACAGCCAAGgtggccctcggcgacctctTAGGGAACCACCTCCTCAACACCATCTCACCGCCTGTCCAACCCCTCGCTCGACACCTGTGCAACACCTGTCAAGCTCAGAACTCCGCCACAACACCATCTCACCCCTTGTCCAACCCCTCTACACTTCTGCTCAGTGCcaggccaccaccaccccgcccccacctGTGCCTcacgcctcgctgcgctcggcgctcggtTGTACTCGACAGACTACATCGCTATGTACATGCAATAGTCTGCCATAAAAGCCCAAGGCTACCACTGTGTGGATCGGAACATGAAGGTTATGATACAGGTCTAATGTGCGTGTGAAAGTGACTTGTGTGCGGTGTGCGGTGACAGTGGACAGTGGACAGTGGATGGTGCCGGCAGGCgagctcgctccgctccgctGGGCTACGCCCAGCTTTGCGTCGCCGCCTACGCCTTCGGCTTCGCcccctccttcttcttcttgctcGTCGCTCCCAGCCCTCCAAACTCCTCCCTCGCGACCAGCCACATGGCCGTGACGTTGACAACGTCCTTGAGGTTCTCCTCTGTCAGGGCAACCTCCTCGCGGATGCGCGACGCAATGTCATTGTTGACCGAcgggccgagcgccgcgagcgagatCGCCTTGAGCCCGCTTGGGATCTTGAGCACACCAATCACCTTGGGGTGGTGAGGCgccggcgtcagcgtcgcgagcagctggcgctggcccGTACGCTTGACCCAGACCGAGCACGCCCACGGCGTCTCGCTGTCCTCGGGGTCGGACTCGTAcccgtcgtcaaagtcgttggagccagagccagacgATAGCGCGTCACCGTTCTCAGATGGCAGCGCAGAGTTTATCGTGCTGCCGGGGCGCGGCGTACGTGATCTgcttggcgatggcgagccgCGGTGGACATCTGCGGGGCGGGCGTGAATAGCCGAGGGGTCAATGCCGAGCGTGCTGGGCGTCTGCGACTGCCCAACGGTGCtactgcgcgcgcggccagctGGCAGGATCAGAGACGTCTTGGAACCACGCGGTGAGCCGCTGGGGCTGTCGAGACGCGCTCCAGGTGGCATGGGCGCAGGCAGGGTTGATAGCCTGCGGGGTCGGGGGCGGAGAGGCCGCCGGGCACTGCTGGCCGAGATCCCTTCCGCAGCCGGGTGAAGCttcaacgccgccgcagccgactCGGTCAAGGGGCTCAGTCGCAGCTTGACCCACTCGAACACGACttcgtcggcgccatcgccgGGGAGTGCACCAGCGTTCAGGTCCAGGcctgcggccgcagcggcgacaaTGTGTGCCGCCCACCCCTCCGTGTTCTTCTTGGCCCACTTGCGAACCGTCCAGGTGTAACCCAcggggcgcgccgagcggaaGAGCGAGACGacgtcgtcattgtcgatAGCCGGAACGTCGGACACTAGCCCAATGATAGCGCCAGAGCGGTCGAGATACGTCTCCACCTTTTGCCTGGTGACAACACATGGGGCGAGGCCAAACGTCGCAGAGGCAAGCTGGGAGCTTTCACCATTGAAGTGGACAGTGGGCACCTGAGGCgaactcggcgccgacgtaTCGCGCGGAAGCGGCGCGGCATCGACAGACAGAAAGGGTGACGACTTggacgacgagatggtgTTGGAGAACACCTTGGATGCCCGGCGGTTCTGCTTCTcattgacgacggcgagctggtccGCAGTGGACTTCTTCTTGAACAGCTTGCCAAAGAACTTCTttgcctcgccgcctgcttCCTCACGAGCCGCGACGGTTGGCCGCACATCGGTGCTTGACCGGCGCACGTCCTTGACGTCCacgtcgaggcggctgcCCGCGGGCGTGAGCATGGACATGTTGGAGATCATGGAGGCGGGACGCGGGAGGCGCCCGCTGTTGGTGCTCGAAGCCTCAAAGGACGGCCGTGGTGAGCCGCCGACGTGGCCCACTAGCGGGTACCACACCTCTGAAGGCTCGAGAATGCCAACACCGGCAATGTCGAGTGTGCGCTTGCCAAACTTGGCCACCTTGGAGTCGGTGCCCGCGTCCGTGACCGTTGTCGGCTGCATGACATTGTGCACGGCGAGGTTGTAGAGGGGGATGATGCGCTTGTTGGAGGATCCCGGCAAcacgacggccgccgagctctgACTTGTCGCAGACGAATTGGTCGAGTGGTTTGACTTGATCGAACCCGAGCGCTTGAGGCCTGAGCTCTCCCCGACAGTTGGCAATGGAGAGTCCGAGGCATCAGATCCAGTCATGCTTGTTGACGGGACCATGCCCACCGGGTCGATGTCTATCGACGCACGGACAGCTGATGGTGGAAGGTCgcccggcgctggcgtcacTGACCGCACCGCCTCGGAGCCGCCCCGTGGCCGTGATGGCTTGGCTGGCACAACGAGCTGGACCTGGAGGTTGAGGGGGTTCTTTGCCGACGTTGGTGGAGgcttgacgaggacgaaTGTCTGGGCAGATGTCAGCTCTAGCCGCACGACccgctggcagcagcagcaccacgcgATAAGTCTAATCGTACCTCAAACTTTCTCCTCCTGCCACGCGTTTcacgctcgcggtcgacgccggATCCAGcactcggcgcgcccgacaCTCGACTGGCCGAGCTCAGGCCTCTGCGCCTTCCGCCAGCCTTTGAGACAGCCCGAGGTGTATCTGAATCAGCGCCTTCGGGGtcggtgatgatgatggccgaGCTGCCCTTGCGTCCAGGACTTGGTCGGCCCCGCAACGATGACGCGTTGGACGAGCCGCTCGAAGGAGCTTCGGTCCGCAAGACGGGTGCTGGTAGCGGGCTGCCAGCGAGGGGACTCGTGACAGCGGGTGCCGAGAGGTCGACGGTTGTGCGGAGAAGGATGGGGTTGGAGCGCGAGTTTGGACCTGGTCCAGCTTCTGCAGTCGGCGAGCTCATTGCAGATTGTTGCTGTCTTGGTGACGGGGGGTTGTTGTCATCGGTGGAGAAAAAGTTGAGAGGGTTTGGGAGGCTTGACAAGATTGGGACGCTTGAGAATAGGCCTGGCATCGTGCAAGTGTGGGACGATGCCGGCGTTGCGTCGTGGCCCGAGGCAAAAGGGGGGAAGCAGGAGCTGCCGGATCAAACGAGACAAGGAGAGagtgctcgcgcgcgcgcgaccggGAGCGAGCGGATCGACAACAGTGCTCGCAAaggcgcgtggcggcgtgtcgtgGCGTCAATCCGGGCACGCAGAcgggtgggggcggcgaggggcggaCCGGCGGCCGTTGAAGCGTGGTTGCTGCGAAGAGCCAAAACTCGATCTCGTCGCAAGCACCGTGCGCAATGTCAAGGTGTGCAGGTTACAACCAACAACACGGCAGCAGGTGGGGTGCGTGTACGTGTAGGTGTGTGTGTAGGTGCACAGAGGCGAAAGGGTTTTTGCAGCGTCACGCAGAGGGCGGCGGACAAGGTCGCGTACGACAGCGGTGCGTCGGATTGTATGACGtacaggcggcggcagcggcgaccgGGGTGCGGTGATAGGGCTCGGCCCCGAGGTATGTAGGTCGtcgtgcggcgcgccgaAGAGGAGGCCAACCGGCGATGCAGTAGCAGTAGCAGCGACGAGTGCCCTAGAGACGAGAGCGGTGCAAATCACCGTCCGTCTATATCAAGAACGAAATCGAGGCGATCACGGACCCGGGCACGaccggcggctggcgggcggaGACGACGCGCGTAGGCTGTGCAGAGTGTAGTGGGTAGTGCAGGCGGCTAGCGCTATGCGAATCGAGAACGGTGTTTGGCTTGTTGTTGTGCAAAGGCTAAAGGCATGAGCGAGAGAGACGTGGTAGACGACGCGTTGTAGCGATGGAGATGGAGGCAGTAGTCGTGCGACAATGCAAAGCAAGCAGCCAGCGCACCCAACAGCCAGCGAGACAAATTCGGGCACAACGGAGTGGAACGTGACACGATCAAAATGTAAACTTAGGAGAGGGGGGGGCGGTAAGACTGAGGGAAGGCAGCAGGTGacagggagggagggagggggaggaaggggacgAGAGGCGGCCGTCAACAGGGTAAACAGCCCGTCGTGCCGCCTCTGACATAACACGACTGCAACGCAGCGACACAAACTTGTTATGCAGCAGCGCACTACAGCCGAgcatgacgacgacaagacaATTCGGCACAGGAACACTGGACGACAATGCAGACAGACAGCCAGGCAGGGAGGACCCGGCGGCCATCTGCATTATGACAGCCATGCGTCGTTGCcatgaccaccaccactgtgCACTGTGGCCACCGCCCGCAGTCGAATCGCAGAGCCAAGCAAGGGTAAGCAACAAGGTGTAAACAGCCTCGTAGCTTGCTTGCAGTGTTCCTGAGCGCCGAGCATCTCTCGCGGCCTCAGACTCTCCGTCCCACCCCCATGAGACCCCACGCATAGCAGCAGCTCCACCTTTTCCAACATTTGGTTGGCTGTCCATCTGCCCCCAAAAtactgcctgctgctgctgcgtgcagCTGCAACATCCAGTCGGGTTTCAAAGTGACTGGACTGGACACATATTGCAGCCGAGGCACCAGCCAACGGCCAGTGGGCGCGGTGATTCCGAGCCGACCTCGGGCATTCACACCCAGCCAACGGccagcggccgccgacgggaCAATGTTGACTTTTGGTCAAACGGGTGttgcgctgctggcgcttgTGCATACGGAAGGATGCGGGCGCCGAGAAGGAAGGGGAAGCTGCTACTCACCTCGAGGGCGTGGCGACATGCACAGACGAGCAAGAGGATGCGTGCTGCGCGTGGTattgggtggtggtggccgtcgtGGACGACGTCGATGGTCGATggccgttggcgttggcTCGTACGACCCGAACAACGGCTGGCGGGATGTTACCAGGTcggggctgggctggcgcgATCGAtcggcggtggggtgggacGATAGTGCGCTGGATCGATTTGGGAACGACGACGTTTCGTTTGTATGCCGCGGCTGTAGGTAggcaaggcggcgaggcgttGGCGCGTGCGTGTTAAAGTGCTGCCGAATCAAGGAGCGTGTGCGAGTGGGCGGCAACTAGTGGCCGATGAGCGGGTGGAGGATTGCTGCTGCAGATAGACACGGAGAGGAAGACTGAGCAAGTGCAATGTGGACTGTGGTGCTTGCTTGTCAATGTCAATGCCGATGCCGAGTCTGCCTTGCCTGCCTTGCTTGCCTAGTCGGTCGCAAACGCAAGCGCAGCAGTGACTAGTCTTGTCGCAGTAGGCACCGAGTGGCTTGGCAAGCTGCGGCGGagatgggtgggtgggtggggtcggtgacgatgatgatgatgatgcctCTGGTGGTCATGATGATGCTTATGGCGCTGCGTCTGCCTCTTTCACTGCTActcgtgctgctgccctgccctgccctgTGCCCCTGGGCACACGAGCGATGCAACCCGAGGACCCGAGTGATGTCTCAATTACATCGTCCATCGTGTAGAGTGCGTGCTCGTAGCAGTCACTCGTGTTGCATccactgactgactgacggCTTAGACAAGGTTTCGTAAATCATGCCTTGCTAGTGAAATGAACGGCCAGGGTCAAGGCAGGTCAGTGGCGTTCCAGGCCCCAGCCCAGTGCAGTCAGTTTGTTGTCGCCTCTCTCCTCGGGACCGAGGGTGACTTGGATGCAAGAAGCAGCACGGGAAACCCGAGTGCAGCAAGTCGAAGCGTCCCCCTCTGCCGTAAAGGGTCGCCTGAAGCCTGTCCTGTTTCGACGCTACAAAGCCAGTGCGCCCCGCCTTTTTTTAACCCACGCAATTGTCAGCACACCCACGTAACACTGCTCCGTGCGAGAGCGACACTTCCATTCCGTCGGAAACGGCGACTCTTTGCACCTGACCACAGTCATCATGCATTGTTGGTGGCAGCCTGCAGCAAAACTCACGGTGACTGGCAGATCTCGCTAAGTGCAGCTAAATTGCACtgcgcttgcttgcttgcctgCTTGCTTATTCGACAACAGACAGCAGGCGTGCGCAAGCCTGCGTAGCCTCGGACTGGCGCTAAGCACGACCAGACGAGACCAGGCCAGGCCGGAGGGCTCAATCAGCAGTACTCCCGACGCGCAAGTGGCGATCCGAGTggcgactgactgactgatACAACACACAGCTAGCTAGCCCACTGACACATCGGCCATCACTACTGTGGCATGGCACACGTCGACATACCGTCGGACAGGGTGCCGCCGTCGGAGGTGCGAGGCGCTAGGTGTACACGTGCACACGTGTGGGGGCGACACGTCAGTGGGCCCCGAGGGCGATGCTGGTAGCGTGCATGCATGTGTAGCGTGAGGGAGAGGAAGGGTGCGAACGCGACATCCAGGAGCGAGCGGCCCGGCGCGTCAGACAAACCAGACAAACCGGCCCGTCCGCCTCGTGAACCTAATCGCACGCGCCATGCCAGCATACACGAAGGTCGGTGAACCTGGTTCACAAAGCCACAGTTTCCCCCACATCcccacacgaccacgaccgaccgacgcgtCTGTCCGTCGACGCGACCGTGACCTACGCCTCAGGCACATCTGTTCGCGCAGACTGCCAAGACGAGACGACGGTGTCGCATTCCTCGGGTGGGCAGGTGGTGCTGCGGCAGGGCTGGGCACGTGAGATGAAGGCAGGGCAGGTGTGGTTAGTTgagagagggggagggggcagaCTGTTTGTCCACTGCGAGCGTAGTTCAACGCCTTGTCATCGTCgcagtggtggcggcggcagcctgcTGCGAaccaagaagaagaggagcGCCTTCTCCGCTGGAGTTGAGCTGCTTCATCTGGCTGACGGCACGAACACTGCTGTGCCGCCGTAAGTACCGCACTCCGGCTTCCGCACTCATACCACGAAGACTACAATGGCCAGTGTATGCAGTGGCCACTGCAATTCCCATCGCGCCGCCACACCCCACTAGACTCGACGGCAAGATGCCGATGTGTGgcccgcagccgcagccatTGTGAGCCTTGGCGCGGGAGCAAATGGCGGACAATTGCCGGTCCGGGGGGCTACTGAGTGGGTGTAACGCTCGTACGGTGGAGCAAgctgcgcttgcgctcgtgACAAGGGTACATTAAGCGACGAGCAAGAGTAAACAGGCGGACGTGTCAACAACGCCGTGAAGAGCGGCCAGCTTACGAGCGCACACCGTTGAAGCAGCAGTCTCCATGTATGTTTTGTTGTTGCATGGAACATTCGCCATCTCACCACTTGCGCCACTCGCCCATCTCCGGCGAGTCTGCCCGGCCCTGCGCTTTTCTATGGGCCGGGATTGGGTGATGGGTGACGGGAGCAAATCCCCCCCTGGGTGGTCGTATTATCAGATAGTGCAGTCGTGCGTGGGTCGGGTCGAGACGATGGGACGCAGAGTCGAGACTGACTCCTGAGCCAGCGAGTCCTGCATCGCAAACAAGGCAGACCACGTCTTttctcgccgctcgcgagCTCTTCCACTTCACTCCTCTTTACTCTACTCCCTCACACCCCACCATGGCATCACCAATACGAACCTCCCTCAGAGAAGACCACGACGAAACCTCGTCGCTCCTCTCCAACGAATGCTCCACGCCCATCCGTAAACCCTCCCCTCCGGGCAACAGGTTGTCGCGACAAGCCGGGGCGGggcacgcgctcgactcgccctcTGCGGTCGCGGGCGGGGCACACCTCACGCCGCAGCAGGTCGTGTCGCGCCGTATGAGCCAGGCAAGGCTGCTCCGCAGCCGCTCCCTCGTGACGCTCAACGACCCCGACAGCGACCGGCTGTTGTCTCGCAGCAGGCTGtttgcgctgctcgccgtgtGCACGCTCAGCATTGGCAGTCATTTGTGAGTCCCCCCGGGTTACTCGCAGCCAGCCCGACGTcgcccgctcacaccccgcAGCACAATGTACCTCCTTGGCCCGCTCAAATCGCGCCTGCACAAGGAACTCGGCACGTCCAACTCGCAGTTCTCCCtcctcgtctcggcgctcaacctcaacTCGACGTGGATGCCCCTCGTGGGCGGCATCCTCGTCTCGCGCTTCGGCACAAAGTGGTCCAGCATCGCATGTACCGGCTCGGTGCTGTTCGGTgcgctcgtcctcttccAGGGCGTGCTGCACTTTTCCATCGTGACCATGGTGAGtagcgcggcgtggcggcgcgtaGCGGCGTGACATGTTTGGCAGGCAGGCACTAACGCCCGCCGCAGGCcctcggcctcttcctcttcggGCTGGGCATGACCCCCCTCATGGTGGTACAGGAGACGCTGATTGCGCGCCTGTCGCCcggcggccacctcggcctgtcgctcgccctcgggctAGTGAGCGGCAAAACGGCGTCCTTCATCTCGGCGTCCGTGTCCctcccgctcgccgagctcggcggcgacaaggcgcccttcctcgtcgcgctgctcctgTGTGCCGGCTCGTTCATGGCCAACATTGCCCGCCTGGCGTTCGGCTGGGGCGCGGAGAAGACGAGTGACGTCGGACCGCACGCAAAGCGGATCGTCAAGTGGGACGGGCTGAGCAGACTCGGCGATGTGTTCTGGCTCTACATTCTGCTGTAAGCATAGCTTGGTGCAGTGCCATACTCGCACTTGCCCCTTGGTTCCCCGCTAACGCCCCCAGCAACCTCTTCTGCGGTGCGATCTGGCAGCCATTCCTGCACCTCTCGGCCAACCTCGTCCAGGTGCGCTACGGCCTGACAGAGCAGCAGGCGTCGTTCAACGCCtctgtcctcctcggcggtgccATCATCCTGTACCCTATCGTGAGTGCCTGGTTGTCTGCTTCGACctccccactcacacccccaggtGGGCTGGATCACGGACCACTACGGCCCCAATACCCCGCGCACgaccttcctcctcttcctcggcacgTCGGTCCTCACGTTATTCTGCTACGTGTGGCTCTCGCTCCCCGTGTCCTTTACGCACACCCCATGGCCGGGCATGATCGCCTGGGCACTGGGccacggcgcgtcgacgctcctcctcgtcgtgctcatCCCGCGTATCCTgcctgccgagctcgtgcctctcgggctggggctgcacaaggcgctcgaggtctGCGCGTCGACCCTCTGCCAGACGCTCTCGGGGCTGTGGCTTGACTGGGCAAAGGAGCACCGCGGGGGGCAGGAGAACGCCGCGCACTCCCTGCTCGTCATCTACGCGGCCATCAACGTCGTGCAGTTCGTGCTCGCGTACGCCCTGTGGCGGTTTGAGcgtgcacgccgccacgcATGCGGGAGGCGGCATGCCGCCATCGTCGCGAGTGACGAGTACGAGAGACTGCCAATGtatggtggcggcgccgaggccgaggcgtcgtcgcctgaTTCCGCCCTggccgacgatgacgacgaggaagacttTTCCGACGACGGgagcgacgactcggagcgCAAGGACACgcacgaggacgacgagggacCCCAGTCTGGCCTCGCGCGCAACGACGCCGAAAAGGCGCGCGGCAAGGTCTTCTTCAAGATGGGCCTCGGGCTCATCCTCACCGTATGGGTCGTGTGGATCGCCACGGCGTGGAAGAAGCTCTagccgcgagcgagcgccaaGCTCTAGCATATTCATCTTGCATACCAGCTGTAGCAGTACCAATGCATTGTACGTGACGTGATAGCGAGGGGGCGGAGGGAATGAGGCGGCAGCCAGCGTGAGTCTACAGGTAACGGCATAACATGCACTTGTACAACATTCTACATGGTGGCGGCACACCTGCCAcacgcctcgcctcgcctcacCTCGCCTCACTTGCTaccactgctgctgcagcagttACACACCGCCCCGCAGTCCTCAGCGCGCAGAAAGGCAAAGTTGGAGGGCATGCTGCGCCCAAACACCTGCTCTgccgcgacgccagcgacgcccgcgcccgtgGTGgggcgcccgcgcgcccactCGGCAGGCAGGGGGAGCGTGCTGCCGTCTGGCTGGTGGGGGAGCACAACAGtcacgcccgacgcggcgccgacctcgctcGAGACGACGCGGAGCGTGCGCGCCATGCACGCCCAGAGCTGGTCGCCTCGGGTCACGGCGATACGCttgcgctggtgctggtgctgccggcctgcggcctcgacgccgggcgcgcACGGCCTGCACTGCGAAAACACCAGCACATAGCCCACGCCCGGGCGGAAGAGCGCCCGCCGGGTATCGGCGCTCGCGTGCGACAGCAACACTTGGGCAGCGTGCACCGTTACCCGCGACAGCCGGTTCCACGCGGGCAGCAGCCAAGTGGAGAggatgagcgccgcgaggcggggcgttctcgcaccggcggcggcgccttcGGCCCCGTGGGACGCGTGCACCTCGACGCAGAGCGACACGGGGGACGCAAGGCTGCGTACCATGCTCGCTAGGAGCGTGCTCTCCCCCAATGCGTcccacgcgccggcgcgcaccgcgacCGTGTGGGCTGCTCCGCAGAGCGGGAGGAGCGGGTACCCCTTGACGCCGATCcacgctgcggccgccggcgcggtcggAGGCAAGCTCTCGATCGTGATGCCCCGGACATGTCTCCGTAAGCGCGTGCGGCGGGAGTTATccccgctgccggcgccgccctcgagcggcCAGGTGAGCGTGTTCACGAGGGCGGGGGTGCGGGCGCTCGTTACACATACGGAGCGGTACAGCTCTGCCACGGCGGGCGTgtacgccgcgcgcgagatgCGCATCAGCGCCGTGAGGCCGCGCgtgtcgcccgccgcgccgaga encodes the following:
- the PRPF4 gene encoding uncharacterized protein — translated: MPGLFSSVPILSSLPNPLNFFSTDDNNPPSPRQQQSAMSSPTAEAGPGPNSRSNPILLRTTVDLSAPAVTSPLAGSPLPAPVLRTEAPSSGSSNASSLRGRPSPGRKGSSAIIITDPEGADSDTPRAVSKAGGRRRGLSSASRVSGAPSAGSGVDRERETRGRRRKFETFVLVKPPPTSAKNPLNLQVQLVVPAKPSRPRGGSEAVRSVTPAPGDLPPSAVRASIDIDPVGMVPSTSMTGSDASDSPLPTVGESSGLKRSGSIKSNHSTNSSATSQSSAAVVLPGSSNKRIIPLYNLAVHNVMQPTTVTDAGTDSKVAKFGKRTLDIAGVGILEPSEVWYPLVGHVGGSPRPSFEASSTNSGRLPRPASMISNMSMLTPAGSRLDVDVKDVRRSSTDVRPTVAAREEAGGEAKKFFGKLFKKKSTADQLAVVNEKQNRRASKVFSNTISSSKSSPFLSVDAAPLPRDTSAPSSPQVPTVHFNGESSQLASATFGLAPCVVTRQKVETYLDRSGAIIGLVSDVPAIDNDDVVSLFRSARPVGYTWTVRKWAKKNTEGWAAHIVAAAAAGLDLNAGALPGDGADEVVFEWVKLRLSPLTESAAAALKLHPAAEGISASSARRPLRPRPRRLSTLPAPMPPGARLDSPSGSPRGSKTSLILPAGRARSSTVGQSQTPSTLGIDPSAIHARPADVHRGSPSPSRSRTPRPGSTINSALPSENGDALSSGSGSNDFDDGYESDPEDSETPWACSVWVKRTGQRQLLATLTPAPHHPKVIGVLKIPSGLKAISLAALGPSVNNDIASRIREEVALTEENLKDVVNVTAMWLVAREEFGGLGATSKKKKEGAKPKA
- the MFSD1 gene encoding Major facilitator superfamily domain-containing protein 1, which produces MASPIRTSLREDHDETSSLLSNECSTPIRKPSPPGNRLSRQAGAGHALDSPSAVAGGAHLTPQQVVSRRMSQARLLRSRSLVTLNDPDSDRLLSRSRLFALLAVCTLSIGSHFTMYLLGPLKSRLHKELGTSNSQFSLLVSALNLNSTWMPLVGGILVSRFGTKWSSIACTGSVLFGALVLFQGVLHFSIVTMALGLFLFGLGMTPLMVVQETLIARLSPGGHLGLSLALGLVSGKTASFISASVSLPLAELGGDKAPFLVALLLCAGSFMANIARLAFGWGAEKTSDVGPHAKRIVKWDGLSRLGDVFWLYILLNLFCGAIWQPFLHLSANLVQVRYGLTEQQASFNASVLLGGAIILYPIVGWITDHYGPNTPRTTFLLFLGTSVLTLFCYVWLSLPVSFTHTPWPGMIAWALGHGASTLLLVVLIPRILPAELVPLGLGLHKALEVCASTLCQTLSGLWLDWAKEHRGGQENAAHSLLVIYAAINVVQFVLAYALWRFERARRHACGRRHAAIVASDEYERLPMYGGGAEAEASSPDSALADDDDEEDFSDDGSDDSERKDTHEDDEGPQSGLARNDAEKARGKVFFKMGLGLILTVWVVWIATAWKKL